A genome region from Chloroflexi bacterium ADurb.Bin180 includes the following:
- a CDS encoding preprotein translocase subunit SecG yields MARYFNLVQIILSVGLITLVILQSKGGSLNRMFGGEGGVYKTRRGFEKTLFNVTILVIVAFFVFALLSVMFQ; encoded by the coding sequence TTGGCAAGGTACTTTAATCTGGTTCAGATCATCTTGTCGGTCGGGTTGATCACGCTGGTCATCCTGCAGAGCAAGGGCGGCAGCTTGAACCGCATGTTCGGCGGCGAGGGCGGGGTCTACAAGACCCGCCGCGGTTTCGAAAAGACCCTCTTCAACGTCACTATCCTCGTGATCGTGGCCTTTTTCGTGTTCGCCCTGCTGAGCGTGATGTTCCAGTAG
- a CDS encoding putative phosphoribosyl transferase, with the protein MLFRDRSEAGKLLAARMDHLKGSHNLLVLGLPRGGVVVAYEVAVALGAPLDVYITRKIGAPYNPELAIGAVAGDGTVVLDHNLISRLQVPEDYLEAETERQKREIQRRLQAYRGRLEEPVVSDKTVVLVDDGVATGATVRAALKALRQQRPARLVLAVPVGPAETIRQLAQEADEVVCLYAPEMFWAVGAFYAEFDQTEDEQVVRLLQDRAALLKGSSRDAGASETPQNSAG; encoded by the coding sequence ATGCTGTTCCGTGACCGCAGTGAAGCGGGCAAGCTGTTGGCGGCGAGGATGGACCACCTCAAGGGCAGCCACAACCTGCTCGTGCTCGGCCTGCCACGCGGTGGAGTTGTGGTGGCCTATGAGGTGGCCGTAGCCCTCGGCGCACCGCTGGACGTCTACATCACGCGCAAGATTGGCGCTCCTTACAATCCCGAACTGGCCATCGGAGCCGTGGCGGGCGATGGTACGGTAGTGCTCGATCACAACCTGATCTCCCGGCTGCAGGTCCCTGAGGACTATCTTGAGGCAGAGACCGAACGCCAGAAACGGGAGATTCAGCGCCGCCTCCAGGCCTACCGGGGCAGGTTGGAGGAACCGGTGGTCTCAGACAAGACTGTGGTCCTGGTCGACGACGGGGTGGCGACGGGAGCAACAGTGAGGGCTGCACTGAAAGCGCTGCGCCAGCAGCGGCCGGCGCGGCTCGTGCTGGCCGTACCCGTCGGACCGGCCGAAACCATACGGCAACTGGCACAGGAAGCGGACGAGGTGGTCTGCCTCTATGCCCCGGAGATGTTCTGGGCAGTAGGGGCATTCTACGCCGAGTTTGACCAGACAGAAGACGAGCAGGTCGTGCGTTTGCTGCAGGACCGCGCTGCACTACTCAAGGGTTCCAGCAGAGACGCCGGCGCCAGCGAGACTCCGCAGAACTCGGCCGGCTAG
- a CDS encoding 2',5' RNA ligase family, protein MATDVESLNALGVVTMEMIRTFVAIELSDAFKGTLVRVQEGLKRAPAGRLVRWVAPEGIHLTLKFLGDISPSRVDEIARALSETCRALSPFELTLSHTGFFPDAHRLRVVWVGLAGAVDELNRLQRAVEGGMNSLGFRPEGRGFQPHLTLGRVRDFARPAEREELAKRVLATQVDEQPRMLVREVHLIRSDLRPTGAVYTSLAVAPLG, encoded by the coding sequence ATGGCTACGGACGTGGAATCTCTCAATGCCCTGGGAGTCGTGACTATGGAAATGATCCGCACCTTTGTGGCAATCGAGTTGAGCGATGCCTTCAAGGGCACCCTGGTACGAGTTCAGGAAGGCTTGAAGCGAGCGCCGGCCGGTCGACTGGTCCGCTGGGTGGCGCCCGAAGGCATTCATCTGACACTCAAGTTCCTGGGCGACATATCACCGAGCCGGGTGGACGAGATCGCGCGTGCGCTTTCAGAGACCTGCCGGGCGCTCAGCCCGTTCGAATTGACCCTGTCTCACACTGGCTTTTTCCCCGATGCGCATCGCCTGCGGGTCGTGTGGGTGGGCCTTGCGGGGGCGGTGGATGAGCTGAATCGTCTGCAGAGAGCTGTGGAAGGTGGTATGAATTCGCTCGGCTTTCGGCCGGAGGGGCGCGGGTTCCAGCCGCATCTGACGCTTGGCCGAGTCCGCGATTTTGCCCGACCGGCCGAGCGCGAGGAACTGGCCAAGCGCGTCCTGGCGACGCAGGTGGATGAGCAGCCCCGGATGCTGGTACGGGAGGTGCACCTGATCCGCAGCGACCTGCGCCCCACCGGTGCGGTGTACACGTCGCTGGCTGTGGCACCCCTCGGCTGA